In one Solanum dulcamara chromosome 1, daSolDulc1.2, whole genome shotgun sequence genomic region, the following are encoded:
- the LOC129885641 gene encoding uncharacterized protein LOC129885641, with protein sequence MKLQLHFQHSNLPLLIQLKNKSPIKKPRFSYGKREIYQIAAEKRNTVKPLALEILPKSKKFSSTEISKERSNRLVLGVVSVGVVVFLMGFDDKYQALALGPEGPLMEEFWDNMRRYGLYALTVSTGVLWAVFQPIYELLKNPISAILILTIMGVSFYIVSQVVSAMVGITDFSYDYNY encoded by the coding sequence ATGAAACTTCAACTCCATTTTCAACACTCTAATCTTCCATTACTCattcaactcaagaacaaaTCACCCATTAAAAAACCAAGATTTTCATATGGGAAAAGAGAAATTTACCAGATAGCTGCAGAAAAAAGAAACACAGTGAAGCCATTAGCTCTGGAAATCTTGCCCAAATCCAAGAAATTCTCAAGTACTGAAATTTCCAAGGAAAGATCAAATCGTTTGGTATTGGGAGTTGTATCTGTTGGTGTAGTAGTGTTTTTAATGGGTTTTGATGATAAATATCAGGCATTAGCTTTGGGTCCTGAAGGTCCATTAATGGAGGAATTCTGGGATAATATGAGGAGATATGGTCTTTATGCATTGACAGTCAGTACTGGAGTTCTTTGGGCTGTTTTCCAACCTATTTATGAACTTTTGAAGAACCCCATTTCTGCTATATTAATCTTGACTATTATGGGAGTAAGTTTTTACATTGTTTCTCAAGTGGTCTCAGCTATGGTTGGTATTACTGATTTTAGTTATGATTATAACTATTAG